The Caldisericum exile AZM16c01 region GGATATCGAGTAGAATTTGGAACAAATGGGGCGCTTTTGAACAAATATGCGGAAGATCTTGTTAATCTTGGTGTTGACAAAATTACTGTTTCAATTGATGCGCCAGAAAAAGAAGTCTACATGGACATAAGAGGGACTGATTTTAGTAAAGTTGAAGATAACGTTTTATATCTTCAATCTGTTAAGAAAAAACTTGGAAAATCAAATCCAGAAGTATGGCTTGAAGTAGTTTTGATGAAAAGCAATATTGGTCTTATAGAAAATCTTCTGCCTCTTGCAGATAAATTAGGCATAACTACTATTCTTATGTCAAACCTAATGCCATTTTCAAAAGAACTCTCAAAAGAGATAATTTATGATGGCTCCTTTGATGACACCACCTTTATTGATAAACTTAATACAAAAATTGGGAAATACAGACTTAAAATTATTTATCCAAAATTTAAACTTTTAACCGAGAGGAAGTGCCAGTTTATTGAAAATAATTCAACCGTTATAGGTGTTGATATGGGAGTTTATCCTTGCTATAGACTTCTTCATTCGTATACTGAATATATCTATGGAAGAGAAAAATTTGTGAATAAGTATTCTTTTGGTTCACTCAATGAAAAAAGCCTTTTTGAAATATGGAATTCCAATGATTATAAGAGATTTAGATTTAATGTTAAGAATGCTCTTTTCCC contains the following coding sequences:
- a CDS encoding tungsten cofactor oxidoreductase radical SAM maturase; the encoded protein is MGSLTLKFQGYTVEIPDGRDIKKAYVEITTFCNLNCKMCFRRFWQDKLRQMQFSDYLKVLDNFKDFPQLETVYLGGIGEPLVHPDIVEIIKETKKRGYRVEFGTNGALLNKYAEDLVNLGVDKITVSIDAPEKEVYMDIRGTDFSKVEDNVLYLQSVKKKLGKSNPEVWLEVVLMKSNIGLIENLLPLADKLGITTILMSNLMPFSKELSKEIIYDGSFDDTTFIDKLNTKIGKYRLKIIYPKFKLLTERKCQFIENNSTVIGVDMGVYPCYRLLHSYTEYIYGREKFVNKYSFGSLNEKSLFEIWNSNDYKRFRFNVKNALFPSCTDCPLENVCDFCLTSDSDCYNNTPSCADCLWYRGIVQCP